In the Rubrivivax gelatinosus IL144 genome, CGAAGCCACGCGCAACGCGCGCGATCAGGCCGAGAAGTTCGCCGCCGAAGCCGGCGCGACGCTGGGCCGGCTGCGCAACGCCAACCAGGGCGTGATCCAGATCGGCGCGGCCGGCGGCGAAGGCTTCGACGACGGCAGCGCACGCGTCAAGCGGCTGCGCGTCGTCAGCACCTTCGAGTACACGCTGGACTGAGCGGCCTCAGTCGCCCGCCGCCGAGCGCAGGCGGGCGTCGATCTGCTCGCCGAGGAAGCGCCACAGCCGCTCGTCGTTGCTGAAGGCGACGTTGAAGCGCATCCAGCCGGTGGGCCGGCGGTCGACGAGGAACAGCTCGCCCGGGCCGAGCATGATGCCGTGCGCCGCCGCGGCACGCGACAGCTCGGCGCCGTCGAGCAGGTCGGGGTGCCGCGCCCAGAGGTAGAGCCCGGCCTTGGGTTCGCTGAAGAGCTCGAAGCCCAGCTGCAGCAGGCGCTGGCCGACGACGCCGTGCGCCGCCGCCAGCCGGTCGCGCAGCGACTTCAGGTGCTTGCGCCAGCGGCCTTCGACCAGCGCGCCGAAAGCCAGGCGCTCGGTGAGGTCGGAGCTGGTGAGCCCGGCGATCATCTTCAGCCCGGCCAGGTCGCGCAGCAGGTCCTCGCCGCCGAGCAGGAAGCCGACGCGGATGTTCGGCGAGATCGTCTTCGAGTAGCTGCCGACGTGGATCACGCGGCGCAGCTGGTCGAGGCTGGCCAGCGAGGGCCGCGGCTCGGGGTCGAGGTCGGCGTAGATGTCGTTCTCGACGATCGTCAGCCCGTGGGCCTCGGCCAGCTGCAGCACGCGGTGCAACTGGGCCAGCGGCGCGATCGAGTTCGTCGGGCTCTGCAGCCGCGGCTGGGTGAAGAAGGCCTTCGGCGCGTGCGCGGCGATCGCCGCCTCCAGCGCCGGCAGGTCGTAGCCGCCGGGCGTGCGCGGCACCGGCACCAGGCGCACCCCGAGGATGCGCAGCATGTACATCAGGTTCGGGTAGCCGGGGTCGTCGACCAGCGCGGCGTCGCCGGGCTTCAGCAGGTGGCGCGCGGCCAGGTCCAGCGCCTGGCTGGAGCCCTGGGTCAGCAGCACGTTCTGCGCGCCGGCGACGATCTGGCGCTCGGCCATGGTCTCGGCCAGCATCACGCGCAGCGCCAGATGGCCGTGCGGAAGGCCGTAGCCGCCGAGTTCGGCGCCGTCGCTGGCCAGCTGGCGCAGGCTGCGGCGCACGCCGTCCTCGAACAGCCAGTCGTTGGGCAGCCAGCCGCAGCCGGCTTTCACCACCAGGGTGCGGCTCTCGAAGATCTGCTGCAGGTACCAGCGGTGGTCGAAGCTGAGGTCGGTGCTCGGCCCTTCCAGCGGCGCGGCGTCGGCACGGCGCTTGACGAAGAAGCCTTCGTTGGAGCGCGACACCAGCCAGCCCTGGGCCACGAGCCGGTCGTAGGCCTCGACGACGGTGAAGACGCTGACCGAGTGCATCGCCGCGAAGGCGCGGATCGACGGCAGCTTGGCGCCGGGTTTGAGCACCTGCTCGGCGATCAGGCGACGGAAGCCCTCGACGATCTGCGTGACCAGCGGCGTGGACGACTCGGGTTGGATCGCGAACATGGGGCAGCGGCGCACCGTATCGGGGAATCCCTGTACAGGACGGGCGGCCTGCACAGTCCGCCGGAATGCGGCGCGGGTATGTACATGGTATCGCGGCGACTTGCCACCTAAATTGGCAGCAGTCCACACCCCGAGAGGCCTGCCATGTCACGCGAAACCCCGACCACCAACACCGCTCTGATGGCCCGCCGCCAGGCCGCCGTGCCGCGTGGCGTCGGGCAGGCGCACCCGGTGTTCATCGCCCGCGGCGCCAACGCCGAGATCTGGGACGTCGAAGGGCGGCGCTACATCGACTTCGCCGGCGGCATCGCGGTGCTCAACACCGGCCACTGCCACCCGGCGGTGATCGACGCGGTGCGCGAGCAGCTCGAGCTCTACACCCACACCTGCTTCCAGGTCGTCGCCTACGAGCCCTATGTCGAACTGGCCGAGCGCCTGAACGCGCTGGCCCCGGGCCAGGCGCCGAAGAAGACGCTGTTCCTGACCACCGGCGCCGAGGCGGTGGAGAACGCGGTGAAGATCGCGCGTTCGTACACCAGGCGCGGCGGCATCATCGCCTTCACCGGCGGCTACCATGGCCGCACGCTGATGACGCTGGGCCTGACCGGCAAGGTCGCGCCGTACAAGAGCGGTTTCGGCCCGTTCCCGGCCGAGGTCTTCCACGCCGCGTTCCCGAACCCGCTGCACGGCGTCAGCGTCGAGGACGCGCTGGCCTCGGTGCGCACGATCCTGAAGAACGACATCGAACCCGACCGTGTCGCCGCGTTCATCGTCGAGCCGGTGCAGGGCGAAGGCGGCTTCTACGTCGCGCCGCCGGAATTCATCGCCGGGCTGAAGGCGATCGCCGACGAACACGGCATCCTGCTGAT is a window encoding:
- a CDS encoding aminotransferase-like domain-containing protein, encoding MFAIQPESSTPLVTQIVEGFRRLIAEQVLKPGAKLPSIRAFAAMHSVSVFTVVEAYDRLVAQGWLVSRSNEGFFVKRRADAAPLEGPSTDLSFDHRWYLQQIFESRTLVVKAGCGWLPNDWLFEDGVRRSLRQLASDGAELGGYGLPHGHLALRVMLAETMAERQIVAGAQNVLLTQGSSQALDLAARHLLKPGDAALVDDPGYPNLMYMLRILGVRLVPVPRTPGGYDLPALEAAIAAHAPKAFFTQPRLQSPTNSIAPLAQLHRVLQLAEAHGLTIVENDIYADLDPEPRPSLASLDQLRRVIHVGSYSKTISPNIRVGFLLGGEDLLRDLAGLKMIAGLTSSDLTERLAFGALVEGRWRKHLKSLRDRLAAAHGVVGQRLLQLGFELFSEPKAGLYLWARHPDLLDGAELSRAAAAHGIMLGPGELFLVDRRPTGWMRFNVAFSNDERLWRFLGEQIDARLRSAAGD
- the gabT gene encoding 4-aminobutyrate--2-oxoglutarate transaminase, which translates into the protein MSRETPTTNTALMARRQAAVPRGVGQAHPVFIARGANAEIWDVEGRRYIDFAGGIAVLNTGHCHPAVIDAVREQLELYTHTCFQVVAYEPYVELAERLNALAPGQAPKKTLFLTTGAEAVENAVKIARSYTRRGGIIAFTGGYHGRTLMTLGLTGKVAPYKSGFGPFPAEVFHAAFPNPLHGVSVEDALASVRTILKNDIEPDRVAAFIVEPVQGEGGFYVAPPEFIAGLKAIADEHGILLIADEVQTGAGRTGTWYACEQWPVAPDLITTAKSLAGGFPLSAVTGRADVMDAPGPGGLGGTYAGSPIACAAALAVLKAFEDQKLLERSRTMGQRLVKGLKEIAAGEPAIGDVRGLGAMVAIELFEGGDPHRPAADLTRRVVAEAAARGLILLSCGSYGNVVRILVPLTASDALLDEGLAIIADSFAALR